In one window of Pseudomonas sp. IAC-BECa141 DNA:
- a CDS encoding LysR family transcriptional regulator, with protein MDFKQLRYFVAVYEEGHVGRAAERLSISQPALSQQIRHLEQNLDVTLFERSSKRLLPTLAAHTLYNHALPLLDGMQRAREALGNFKGQALRTLAIGVLQTVHTSLVPQMLERVRKAQPHLVVQIYELTGLEIERRLLNGLLDIGISYLPPRQPGLHGVMLYEDELTLVIPADHPLREFKKVSMSQAAELPMLLLGEEFQIRQIWQAQLANLGRRPQVQAELNNMVGILDSLPHTRLATVLPGRSQKEYDDQDLLWKPLSEPRVPLKVGLVCRDVQRQQAPLALLRTLLEEVMQREDKPLKGTPPLDALN; from the coding sequence ATGGATTTCAAACAACTGCGTTATTTCGTCGCGGTCTACGAAGAAGGTCATGTCGGACGCGCCGCCGAGCGCCTGTCGATCTCTCAACCCGCGTTGTCCCAGCAGATTCGCCACCTGGAACAAAACCTCGACGTCACCCTGTTCGAACGCAGCAGCAAACGCCTGTTGCCGACGCTCGCCGCCCACACCTTGTACAACCACGCCCTGCCGCTGCTCGACGGCATGCAGCGGGCGCGTGAGGCGCTGGGCAACTTCAAGGGTCAGGCATTGCGGACACTGGCGATCGGCGTTCTGCAGACCGTGCACACCAGCCTGGTGCCGCAAATGCTCGAGCGCGTGCGCAAGGCCCAGCCGCATCTGGTGGTGCAGATTTATGAATTGACGGGGCTGGAGATCGAACGGCGTCTGCTCAATGGCCTGCTGGATATCGGCATCAGCTATCTGCCGCCACGGCAGCCCGGTCTGCACGGCGTAATGTTGTACGAAGATGAACTGACACTGGTCATTCCAGCGGATCATCCGCTGCGGGAATTCAAGAAAGTCTCGATGAGTCAGGCGGCCGAATTACCGATGTTGCTATTGGGTGAAGAGTTTCAGATCCGCCAGATCTGGCAGGCGCAATTGGCCAATCTCGGACGACGCCCGCAAGTGCAGGCGGAACTGAACAATATGGTGGGGATTCTCGACAGCCTGCCGCACACACGTCTGGCGACGGTGCTGCCCGGTCGTTCGCAAAAGGAGTACGACGATCAGGATCTGCTGTGGAAACCGTTGAGTGAGCCGCGTGTGCCGTTGAAGGTCGGGCTGGTGTGTCGCGATGTGCAGCGCCAACAGGCACCATTGGCCTTGCTGCGAACGTTGCTGGAAGAGGTGATGCAGCGTGAGGACAAACCGCTGAAAGGTACGCCGCCACTGGATGCGCTGAACTGA
- a CDS encoding acyl-CoA dehydrogenase C-terminal domain-containing protein yields the protein MADYKAPLRDMRFVLNEVFEVAKLWAELPALAESVDAETVEAILEEAGKVTSKSIAPLSRAADEEGCHWADGAVTTPAGFPQAYQTYAEGGWVGVGGDPAYGGMGMPKAVSAQVEEMVNSASLAFGLYPMLTAGACLSINAHASEELKAAYLPNMYAGVWAGSMCLTEPHAGTDLGIIRTKAEPQADGSYKVSGTKIFITGGEHDLTENIIHLVLAKLPDAPAGPKGISLFLVPKFMVNADGSLGARNPANCGSIEHKMGIQASATCVMNFDEAVGYLVGEPNKGLAAMFTMMNYERLGVGIQGLATGERSYQNAIEYARDRLQSRSPTGAQNKDKVADPIIVHPDVRRMLLTMKASNEGGRAFSTYVAMQLDTAKFSEDAATRKRAEDLVALLTPVAKAFLTDLGLETTVHGQQIFGGHGYIREWGQEQLVRDVRITQIYEGTNGIQALDLVGRKIVGSGGAFYKLFADEIRHFTATASADLGEFTKPLNDAVDILDELTSWLLDRAKTNPNEIGAASVEYLQVFGYTAYAYMWALMAKASLGKEAQDDFYASKLGTARFYFARLLPRIHSLNASVKAGSESLFLLDAAQF from the coding sequence TCGTCCTCAATGAAGTGTTCGAAGTCGCCAAACTCTGGGCCGAACTGCCGGCCCTGGCCGAATCCGTGGACGCGGAAACCGTTGAAGCCATTCTCGAAGAGGCCGGCAAGGTCACCAGCAAAAGCATCGCGCCCCTGAGCCGTGCCGCCGACGAAGAAGGCTGCCACTGGGCCGACGGTGCCGTCACCACGCCGGCCGGTTTCCCACAGGCCTATCAGACTTATGCCGAAGGTGGCTGGGTCGGTGTGGGCGGTGATCCGGCCTACGGCGGCATGGGCATGCCAAAAGCCGTGTCGGCTCAGGTCGAAGAAATGGTCAACTCCGCCAGTCTGGCTTTCGGCCTGTACCCGATGCTGACCGCCGGCGCCTGCCTGTCGATCAACGCCCACGCCAGCGAAGAGCTGAAAGCCGCTTACCTGCCGAACATGTACGCCGGTGTCTGGGCCGGTTCCATGTGCCTGACCGAACCGCACGCCGGTACCGACCTGGGCATTATCCGCACCAAAGCCGAGCCTCAGGCCGACGGTTCCTACAAGGTCAGCGGCACCAAGATCTTCATCACCGGCGGTGAGCACGATCTGACCGAAAACATCATCCACCTGGTGCTGGCCAAACTGCCGGACGCTCCGGCTGGGCCGAAAGGCATATCGCTGTTCCTGGTGCCGAAGTTCATGGTCAATGCCGATGGCAGCCTGGGTGCGCGCAACCCGGCGAACTGCGGTTCGATCGAACACAAGATGGGTATTCAGGCGTCCGCCACCTGCGTGATGAACTTCGACGAAGCCGTGGGTTATCTGGTCGGCGAGCCGAACAAAGGCCTGGCCGCGATGTTCACCATGATGAACTACGAGCGTCTGGGCGTCGGCATCCAGGGTCTGGCCACCGGCGAGCGTTCGTACCAGAACGCCATCGAATACGCTCGTGACCGTCTGCAAAGCCGTTCGCCGACCGGCGCGCAGAACAAGGACAAGGTTGCTGACCCGATCATCGTCCACCCGGACGTGCGTCGCATGTTGCTGACCATGAAAGCCTCGAACGAAGGCGGTCGTGCGTTCTCCACCTACGTGGCGATGCAACTCGATACCGCCAAGTTCAGCGAAGACGCCGCCACCCGCAAACGTGCGGAAGATCTGGTGGCCTTGCTGACGCCAGTGGCCAAGGCGTTCCTGACGGATCTGGGTCTGGAAACCACCGTCCACGGCCAGCAGATTTTCGGCGGCCACGGCTACATCCGCGAGTGGGGTCAGGAACAACTGGTGCGTGACGTGCGCATCACCCAGATCTATGAAGGCACCAACGGCATTCAGGCGCTGGACCTGGTGGGTCGCAAGATCGTCGGCAGCGGCGGCGCGTTCTACAAGCTGTTCGCCGACGAGATCCGCCATTTCACCGCGACTGCCAGTGCCGATCTGGGCGAGTTCACCAAACCGCTGAATGATGCCGTCGACATCCTCGACGAGCTGACCTCGTGGCTGCTGGACCGGGCGAAAACCAACCCGAACGAAATCGGCGCGGCGTCGGTCGAGTACCTGCAGGTGTTCGGCTACACCGCTTACGCCTACATGTGGGCGCTGATGGCCAAGGCATCGCTGGGCAAAGAAGCGCAGGACGATTTCTACGCGAGCAAACTCGGTACGGCGCGGTTCTATTTCGCCCGTCTGCTGCCGCGGATTCACTCGCTGAACGCGTCGGTCAAGGCCGGCAGCGAGTCGCTGTTCCTGCTGGACGCTGCGCAGTTTTGA